In Haematobia irritans isolate KBUSLIRL chromosome 1, ASM5000362v1, whole genome shotgun sequence, a genomic segment contains:
- the LOC142224635 gene encoding uncharacterized protein LOC142224635, giving the protein MIHVHGVHHDLSSSEDDDDEEFSLAESSEETECDDDDLKLLRERDGLGCNIGQVTTETRTGQIRHDLMKSSQSNLARKLHRREYMGNLRFCRDTKPLFSAVPKRLRFCFKDLVPLNFLQGHMFMGLSACGQFLLSYKVCSSESAANSSHYPFTIGYKYTLFFWIYQPHKPLRGFYKCCLFDDHGVDNLKEVSMIQWKSCDPRILIVHGASEEENEDSYLTYIKVPKLGCLECRKQRDYEEEEGYFRRHILCIKCNLTVHTKYSTTESDRKFDPYLHLICPERILVISNGFFHMLNIHLEQPPKEQQTTAVTLHGQQNQQNMITVLRCTGASTPTHQDLSPQQERRHTPVIFTPNADNDNFSVDSQTTSNSQSNVVSRIIEDFADIETDSTHSGSGIVAITTQQNVTNMGLKSPTSMLTNSDSPIPQVSIGRKSCDELVFTCSPNVSSRVNAISSAVTNTPPLPSTSATPGSAMKTTSPLFQNGSRRRHRIVTKSFRKGVSMFFSSTGITTTQSTSSPNTSTASTNTSTSNDRASTYEFSEENEKCEKISILRKRRLAERKYEFSEDNSENIIPFTKTRTSANNSFSSLVGSSATGNHSPRHNRSHLQTSLSPYASPSSSPHPHSSNISVTTYGHYVAPSALSPLRHSCTSPLGFRSPPTSSGPSNSVNATGGGNAVMRSPSRHLISTSFYTNHKSPPHNLSPATQYMLSFKPHGTLSPLQLSITKRSHLERGGSISPNYQHPFLSPRRDEMRPFEIPLQGGTTEKPVCTKKFQRRYVEEDDAASVITSEEDDCISPGYHTLLPVEVHGSCYSEMQMISKASFQQLRCTSVVIEQHSFDMEMFTYYVISTLCQKNQKTYDVFYDWAYELINVCPVSQTIFCLLMAHFSAREEFSSCLNCSRKISCGFHQRQYECRVLFCWNMTTGEWDVLDFGELQEHKLQNIFTNKGVKRNQVSLAQRAKKLAREMAQTLNKLPDYTSNLRVLDSNINKSKKTINDIDNMIELYLKRPRSMN; this is encoded by the exons ATGATTCACGTTCACGGTGTCCATCATGACCTATCATCATCTGAAGATGACGACGATGAAGAATTTAGTCTTGCGGAGAGTTCCGAAGAGACTGAATGTGATGATGATGACCTAAAATTGTTGCGTGAACGAGATGGCCTTGGATGTAATATTGGCCAAGTAACAACAGAGACAAGAACCGGGCAAATCAGACACGACTTAATGAAAAGTAGCCAGTCAAATTTGGCTAGAAAACTTCATCGAAGAGAA TATATGGGAAATCTTCGTTTTTGTCGAGATACCAAACCATTATTTTCTGCTGTGCCAAAAAGACTAAGGTTCTGCTTTAAGGATCTGGTTCCACTAAACTTCTTGCAGGG TCATATGTTTATGGGATTGTCGGCTTGTGGTCAATTCCTACTTAGCTATAAAGTCTGCTCAAGTGAAAGTGCTGCAAACTCTAGCCATTATCCATTTACTATAGGCTACAAGTATAC ATTATTCTTTTGGATTTACCAACCACACAAGCCATTGCGAGGATTTTACAAATGCTGTCTGTTCGATGACCACGGGGTCGACAACTTGAAAGAGGTCAGCATGATTCAATGGAAAAGTTGTGACCCTCGTATTCTAATAGTGCATGGTGCTTCCGAAGAAGAAAATGAAGACTCTTATTTAACATATATCAAAGTTCCTAAACTTGGCTGTTTAGAGTGTAGAAAGCAAAGAGACTATGAGGAGGAAGAAGGCT attttcgtCGTCACATCCTCTGTATTAAATGTAATCTTACCGTACACACAAAATATTCAACGACTGAATCGGATCGTAAATTCGATCCATATTTGCATCTTATATGTCCAGAACGTATACTTGTTATATCGAATGGATTCTTCCATATGCTTAACATTCATCTTGAACAACCGCCAAAGGAGCAACAGACTACCGCAGTAACACTACATGGCCAACAAAATCAGCAAAATATGATAACCGTTCTACGTTGTACTGGCGCATCAACGCCAACCCATCAAGATTTGAGTCCACAGCAAGAAAGACGCCACACTCCTGTAATATTCACTCCGAATGCCGATAATGATAACTTTAGCGTAGATAGTCAAACAACTAGTAATTCACAGAGTAATGTTGTTAGTCGTattattgaagattttgcagATATTGAGACTGATTCCACTCATTCGGGTAGTGGTATTGTTGCCATAACAACTCAGCAGAATGTAACAAATATGGGATTGAAGTCACCAACATCAATGCTAACTAATTCTGATTCGCCCATACCACAAGTTTCGATAGGAAGGAAATCGTGTGATGAACTAGTTTTCACCTGTAGTCCAAACGTTTCTAGTCGTGTCAATGCCATTTCTTCTGCTGTGACAAATACACCACCTCTACCATCTACCTCGGCTACACCGGGAAGTGCAATGAAAACTACTTCGCCGTTATTTCAGAATGGTTCACGGCGCCGGCATCGCATTGTAACTAAATCATTTCGTAAGGGTGTTTCGATGTTCTTCTCATCGACCGGAATCACAACGACCCAATCAACATCTTCGCCAAACACTTCGACAGCGTCGACAAATACATCCACAAGTAATGATAGAGCATCAACTTACGAGTTCAGCGAAGAGAatgaaaaatgtgaaaaaatatcaatattgcGTAAGCGAAGACTAGCCGAAAGAAAATACGAATTTTCAGAAGATAATTCCGAAAATATCATACCTTTTACAAAGACTAGAACATCCGCCAACAATTCCTTCAGTTCCTTAGTGGGTAGCTCAGCTACTGGTAACCATTCACCACGCCATAATCGAAGTCATTTGCAAACTAGTCTATCACCATATGCATCGCCTTCATCATCACCACATCCTCACAGTTCGAATATTAGTGTAACCACTTATGGACATTATGTAGCACCATCGGCATTATCGCCATTGCGTCATAGCTGTACTTCACCACTGGGTTTCCGTTCGCCTCCCACATCATCGGGTCCCAGTAATAGTGTGAATGCCACAGGTGGTGGTAACGCTGTCATGCGTTCTCCAAGTCGACATTTGATAAGCACTAGCTTCTATACTAATCACAAATCACCACCACATAATCTATCGCCCGCTACACAATATATGTTAAGTTTTAAACCACATGGAACATTGTCACCTCTACAATTGTCCATAACAAAACGTTCGCATTTGGAGAGAGGTGGTTCCATATCACCGAATTACCAACATCCATTTTTATCGCCTCGTCGTGACGAAATGCGACCATTTGAAATTCCGCTACAAGGTGGAACAACAGAAAAGCCAGTATGTACGAAAAAATTCCAAAGACGTTATGTGGAAGAGGACGATGCCGCTTCGGTTATAACAAGCGAAGAAG aCGATTGTATTTCACCAGGATATCATACACTCTTGCCTGTAGAAGTACATGGTTCGTGCTATTCCGAAATGCAGATGATATCGAAAGCTTCATTTCAGCAGTTGCGTTGTACAAGTGTGGTTATAGAGCAACATTCTTTTGACATGGAGATGTTTACCTATTATGTCATTAGTACACTCTGccagaaaaatcaaaaaacgTATGATGTCTTTTATGATTGGGCGTACGAATTGATCAAC GTTTGTCCAGTAtcgcaaacaatattttgtctaCTAATGGCTCATTTCTCGGCTCGAGAAGAATTCTCCTCATGTTTGAATTGCTCACGAAAGATAAGTTGTGGTTTCCATCAACGTCAGTATGAGTGCCGAGTACTTTTCTGTTGGAATATGACCACCGGGGAATGGGATGTTCTGGATTTTGGTGAGCTTCAGGAGCACAAGCTACAGAATATATTCACAAATAAAGGAGTTAAACGTAATCAAGTGTCATTAGCACAAAGAGCCAAAAAATTGGCTCGTGAAATGGCACAGACGCTTAATAAGTTACCCGATTATACAAGCAATTTACGTGTATTAGATTCAAACATTAACAAATCGAAAAAGACTATAAATGATATTGATAATATGATAGAACTCTATTTGAAAAGGCCACGCTCAATGAATTGA